In Equus quagga isolate Etosha38 chromosome 14, UCLA_HA_Equagga_1.0, whole genome shotgun sequence, one DNA window encodes the following:
- the LOC124225511 gene encoding olfactory receptor 51G2-like: protein MSASNQSSTSFFLTGFPGLEAVHTWLSIPLCVMYLASLAGNSLILWVVRSEPSLHQPMYYFLSMLAVTDLGLSASTLPTMLTIYMLGLREVAMDVCLAQLFFIHTFSIMESSVLLTMAFDRFVAISNPLRYGTILTSPRIASLGLAIMVRSIGLHIPAPIMLKKLPYCGNRLLSHSYCLHPDVMKLACADTHINSAYGLFVVLSTLGVDSVLIVLSYALILQTVLFIASKAECLKALNTCVSHICAVLLFYTPMIGLSMIHRFGRRASPGTRVLLSYLHFFIPPVLNPVVYTIKTKQIRLRMLRLFWLHKAGIRDGQDH, encoded by the coding sequence ATGTCAGCCTCCAACCAAAGCAGCACCTCCTTCTTCCTAACAGGCTTCCCAGGCCTTGAGGCTGTGCATACCTGGCTCTCTATCCCTCTGTGTGTCATGTATTTGGCATCCCTGGCAGGGAACAGCCTGATTCTGTGGGTGGTGAGGTCAGAGCCCTCCCTGCACCAGCCCATGTACTACTTTCTGTCCATGCTGGCAGTGACCGACCTGGGCCTGTCTGCCTCCACGCTGCCCACCATGCTCACCATCTACATGCTGGGTCTCAGGGAAGTGGCAATGGATGTGTGCCTGGCACAGCTCTTCTTCATTCATACCTTCTCCATCATGGAATCCTCTGTTCTGCTGACCATGGCCTTTGACCGTTTTGTGGCCATCAGCAACCCCCTGCGCTATGGCACCATCCTCACAAGTCCCCGGATTGCCAGCTTGGGCCTGGCCATCATGGTGCGCAGCATTGGTCTCCACATCCCAGCCCCCATCATGCTGAAGAAGCTGCCTTACTGCGGGAATCGCCTGCTTTCCCACTCCTACTGCCTGCACCCAGATGTCATGAAGCTGGCCTGTGCTGACACCCATATCAACAGTGCCTATGGTCTCTTTGTAGTGCTCTCTACTCTCGGAGTGGACTCAGTGCTCATTGTCCTCTCCTATGCGCTGATCCTCCAAACAGTGCTATTCATTGCCTCCAAGGCTGAGTGCCTCAAAGCCCTCAATACTTGTGTTTCCCACATCTGTGCTGTGTTGCTCTTCTATACACCTATGATTGGCCTGTCTATGATCCACAGATTTGGGAGACGGGCTTCCCCAGGCACCCGTGTACTGCTTTCCTATCTTCACTTTTTCATACCCCCGGTTCTCAATCCAGTGGTTTACACCATTAAGACCAAGCAGATTCGACTGAGGATGCTGCGCCTCTTCTGGTTGCATAAGGCTGGCATCAGAGACGGGCAGGATCATTAA